The following proteins are encoded in a genomic region of Athene noctua chromosome 9, bAthNoc1.hap1.1, whole genome shotgun sequence:
- the CBFB gene encoding core-binding factor subunit beta isoform X4, translating to MPRVVPDQRSKFENEEFFRKLSRECEIKYTGFRDRPHEERQARFQNACRDGRSEIAFVATGTNLSLQFFPASWQGEQRQTPTREYVDFEREGGKVYLKAPMILNGVCVIWKGWIDLQRLDGMGCLEFDEERAQQEDALAQQAFEEARRRTREFEDRDRSHREEMEVFIVNAGKKTTRP from the exons ATGCCGCGGGTTGTCCCCGACCAGCGGAGCAAGTTCGAGAACGAGGAGTTCTTCAGGAAGCTAAGCCGCGAGTGCgag ATTAAATACACCGGCTTCAGGGACCGGCCCCACGAGGAGAGGCAGGCCCGCTTCCAGAACGCCTGCCGCGACGGCCGCTCCGAGATC GCTTTTGTGGCCACAGGAACCAATCTGTCTCTCCAGTTTTTTCCGGCCAGCTGGCAGGGGGAGCAGCGACAGACACCGACCCGGGAATATGTCGACTTTGAAAGAGAAGGAGGCAAG gtGTACTTGAAGGCACCTATGATTCTTAATGGTGTCTGTGTAATCTGGAAAGGCTGGATAGATCTACAGAGACTGGATGGTATGGGCTGCCTGGAGTTTGATGAAGAGAGAGCACAG CAGGAGGATGCATTGGCACAACAAGCCTTTGAAGAAGCTCGGCGAAGAACTCGTGAATTCGAGGATAGAGACAGGTCTCATCGGGAGGAAATGGAG
- the CBFB gene encoding core-binding factor subunit beta isoform X2, whose translation MPRVVPDQRSKFENEEFFRKLSRECEIKYTGFRDRPHEERQARFQNACRDGRSEIAFVATGTNLSLQFFPASWQGEQRQTPTREYVDFEREGGKVYLKAPMILNGVCVIWKGWIDLQRLDGMGCLEFDEERAQQEDALAQQAFEEARRRTREFEDRDRSHREEMEVRVSQLLSVTGKKTTRP comes from the exons ATGCCGCGGGTTGTCCCCGACCAGCGGAGCAAGTTCGAGAACGAGGAGTTCTTCAGGAAGCTAAGCCGCGAGTGCgag ATTAAATACACCGGCTTCAGGGACCGGCCCCACGAGGAGAGGCAGGCCCGCTTCCAGAACGCCTGCCGCGACGGCCGCTCCGAGATC GCTTTTGTGGCCACAGGAACCAATCTGTCTCTCCAGTTTTTTCCGGCCAGCTGGCAGGGGGAGCAGCGACAGACACCGACCCGGGAATATGTCGACTTTGAAAGAGAAGGAGGCAAG gtGTACTTGAAGGCACCTATGATTCTTAATGGTGTCTGTGTAATCTGGAAAGGCTGGATAGATCTACAGAGACTGGATGGTATGGGCTGCCTGGAGTTTGATGAAGAGAGAGCACAG CAGGAGGATGCATTGGCACAACAAGCCTTTGAAGAAGCTCGGCGAAGAACTCGTGAATTCGAGGATAGAGACAGGTCTCATCGGGAGGAAATGGAGGTGAGGGTTTCACAGCTGCTGTCAGTAACTG
- the CBFB gene encoding core-binding factor subunit beta isoform X3: protein MPRVVPDQRSKFENEEFFRKLSRECEIKYTGFRDRPHEERQARFQNACRDGRSEIAFVATGTNLSLQFFPASWQGEQRQTPTREYVDFEREGGKVYLKAPMILNGVCVIWKGWIDLQRLDGMGCLEFDEERAQQEDALAQQAFEEARRRTREFEDRDRSHREEMEVRVSQLLSVTGVYC from the exons ATGCCGCGGGTTGTCCCCGACCAGCGGAGCAAGTTCGAGAACGAGGAGTTCTTCAGGAAGCTAAGCCGCGAGTGCgag ATTAAATACACCGGCTTCAGGGACCGGCCCCACGAGGAGAGGCAGGCCCGCTTCCAGAACGCCTGCCGCGACGGCCGCTCCGAGATC GCTTTTGTGGCCACAGGAACCAATCTGTCTCTCCAGTTTTTTCCGGCCAGCTGGCAGGGGGAGCAGCGACAGACACCGACCCGGGAATATGTCGACTTTGAAAGAGAAGGAGGCAAG gtGTACTTGAAGGCACCTATGATTCTTAATGGTGTCTGTGTAATCTGGAAAGGCTGGATAGATCTACAGAGACTGGATGGTATGGGCTGCCTGGAGTTTGATGAAGAGAGAGCACAG CAGGAGGATGCATTGGCACAACAAGCCTTTGAAGAAGCTCGGCGAAGAACTCGTGAATTCGAGGATAGAGACAGGTCTCATCGGGAGGAAATGGAGGTGAGGGTTTCACAGCTGCTGTCAGTAACTG